In Candidatus Ozemobacteraceae bacterium, the genomic stretch CAGGTCGGGAAACGTCCTGTTCGCCTCGGACATCTATCTCAAAACCCTCAAGATGAGCTACTTCGCCACGCTGCGGTCATGGGGCTACAAGTTCAAGGTCAGCCGCCAGCCGCCGTTCGAGGACCGCGCCTACGTCCAGGAGGTTCAGTCGCAAGGCCTTCTCGAGATGTCGGCCGCGCTGAAGGACGGCCAGGGAGGCGCACAGAAAGCACCGGGCGTCGCGAAGGCCGGCGCTGGCACGGCGGGAAGCGGCGGCGGAGGGGGGATGATGTCGATCGCGCACCTGTTGCCGCAAGGGTACCTGCCGCCAGAAGTCCGGAAGATGAAGAAGGAACTCGACCGCAAGCTCCGGGAGATCAAGACTCGCCCCTTCAAGGCGGAGGTAATCAGCGTCGATCCGGTTCGATGGGCCGGCGGCCGCATGGGCCGCCTCCTGTCGGACGGCACGGCGTCAGACTGCATCATCGAAGGCCGTTGCACCGCCATCAGGCTTCCCGCACCGCCCTCGAGCGCCCCCCTGAAACCCGAGGCCTGCGCCGCGCTCGCCTCGCAGCCGTGCGAGTTCATTCTCCAGCGCGACACGAACGGACGCGAGATCCTCAGGGACGGGGCGTATGTTCTCGCCGACCTGTATCTGACGGATCTCGGGCTTACCTGGAACGACTGGCTCGAGAGCCAGGGAGTCACGCCCCCGCCGCCCGTTTCCGACCCAGCCTTTGCCACCGCACCGATTCAATTGAGAATTCAGGTGGTGAACGGCGTCTGGATGGGCCTCAAAGCGCCGGCCCTCGGCGCGGTCACGTTCGACGCCCCCCTTCCCCCAGGCTTGTCGGAAACGGAAATCATCCGCATTCCGCCGGCGGAACAGCCCATCGGCGATTTCAAGTCCTTTTCTGCCAAACTGGCTGCCGACGCGCCCGTGCGTAGCCCCGTCAACGTCACCCTTCTCCTCTTTCCCGACGGTTCGCCGTATGAGGAAATGGGGCAGAAGCGGGCCCAGCGCATCTTCTTTCCGAAAAAGCAGGCCACCCTCCTCATGCTCATGAATGCGGCAAACAAGCGCTGACGATCACACGGTTGATTTCCGTACCTTTCTTCCAGTCAGCATCTTGCCACCCCCCCAGCCGATTCTTATAATTTGTACATTCGTCTTTTTGAAATCATGTGCGAAGCGAGGTGTCTTATGAACAGCATCGCCTTACGGCGTCATACGTCGATTCATCTTCTGGTCGTCCTGTCGTTCGTCTGTTCGCTGTTCGTCATGCCGGCTCCGGCGAATGCCGGAGTGCTGTCCAAGGTCTGGTCGTTCGTCAGGCCGGTCGTGAAGATCGCCGGCCACGTCGGCGGCGCCATTGCCGGCGCCACGATGGCCTCGGCGATCGTTCCTCCCCTCGGCACGATCGTGGGCGGCGTTGCCGGCTGGATCGTCGGCGGGATGATCGCCGATTACGGAAGCGCGAGCCTGTCCAACCTCGCCGCGATAGCGGCTGGCGTGGCCGGCGCCATCGCCCTCGGGCCGAGCGCCATCGGCATGGTCGGCGGCTTCCTGCTTGGCGGGCTGGTCGGGAAATTGGCTTTCAGCCTGCTGAAAAAGGCCGACCGCGAAGTGACGGGCGGCGTTCTTCTCAACCAGGCACAGGCTGCACAGGCGCCTTCGATGTCCGTGTCTTCCCAGGTTGGCGAGGTGAAGAGCGACCTGAACAACGGGATGCAGAAGGTCGTGAACACCGTGAAGGAAAAGGTGGACATCGTCACCGACAAGGCGAAAGACACCAAGGCGAACCTGATCCGCGAAGCCCAGGAAAAGTATGAACAGGCTTCGAAGGCCTATCGCGAAGCCGTCGAGAAAGCCCAGGGCTCCGAAGTCGTCCGGAAGGCCAAGCAGGTCATGGACGCTGCCAAAAACGGTCTCCAGCAGCTTCTTCGCAAATAATCAGACATCAAACACGAGCGGGGCCGAAGAATTCTTCGGCCCCGCTCGTGTCTATCGGACCTTCTCAAACCTCACCGTTTCCGTTCGTGCTGAGCCTGTCGAAGCACGAACGGACTCTCGCCCCCTTCGACAGGCTCAGGACAAGCTTCGATACGTTCAGGGCGAACGGGGGGTTCTCACTTTGCCTCTCCCATGAACCTGAGCGTCAGCGACGTCAGGCAAAGCGTCATCATGCATAGGCAAGCTTCAGGCCTTCATCCATCGCCGCCCACAGCGTCTCGACACCCTCGAGGCCGACGGACCAGCGGACGAGCCCCTGCGTGATCCCGCGCGCGAGGCGGTCGGCCTCGGGGATACCGGAGTGGGTCATCGATGCCGGGTGCTGGATGTAGCTGATCGCACTGCCGAGACTGACGGCCAGTTCCATGGGAGTAGTATATCCAGCAAAATAGTTCATCAGCTTCTGGGCCGGTTCGAAACCGTCCTTGAGCTCGAAGGCGATCATGCCGCCCGCTCTGCGCATCTGTCGTTTCGCCAGTTCGTGCTGCGGATGCGACGCCAGCCCCGGGAACCAGACGCGCGCAACGCGCGGATGGGCCTCGAGGCGACGGGCAAGCTCGTCTGCACTGTCGCAGATTTGCTCCATGCGCACGGCGAGCGTCTGAAGTCCCTGAGAATTCAGCCAGGAGTCGAAGGGACTCGGCGTCGGGCCGTGATCCTTGTAAACCGGGAACAGATACTCGCCCATGAACGACCAGGGCCCGATCACCACGCCTGCCACCGACGTCGAGTGGCCATTCACATATTTCGTCAGGCTCTGGATGACGATATCTGCGCCGAGCCTGAACGGCTGCTGCAGATAGGGCGTTGCGAACGTGTTGTCGACGACAAACGGTATACGGCGAGCTTCCGCAAGTTTCGAGATAGCCCGGATATCCGATACGTTCAGGGTCGGGTTGTCGGGCGATTCCAAATACACCATCGCCGCGTTCGGGCTCCGAGCAAGGGCCTCTTCGACCTTTTTCACGTCGCTGGTATCGACGAAATGCGTCTTCACTCCGAACTTCTCGAGCGACCGGAAAAAGCTGTCGGTGCAGCCGTAGACGCTTCCCGAAATGATCTCTGAGCCGCTTTTCACGAGCGCGAACGTCGTGCAGGCGATGGCACCCATGCCCGAAGCGCAGACCAGGGAGGCAATCGTGGGCTTTCGTTCGTCCGCGGCCAGCGCGGCATCGATCAGGTGCTGGCAGTCGAGTCGGAACAGGACTTTCTCGAGGTATTCGGTCGTCGGGTTGCCAAGACGGGTGTAGATGCGGGCGAACGGCTTCTCGCCGCTCTTCGACTCGCCGAGGAACCGTTCGGCGCCGTCCTTGACGTTCCGGAAGCTGAACGTCGACTTCTGGACGATATTGGGCAGACCTATTCCAACCGCTATAGATGCGAACTGGTCGGCCGAAAGGAACGGCTCGTCCGTGCGCGCATACTTGTTTTTCCGCTCGAGCCAACTGTCATACCAGGGATGCATCGACATGGAAATGCTCCTTTCCTTCCTTCTGGACATTCTGTACAGTCCAGTTTACCCGCATCGGCCGTCCCGGTCAACGGCGCCCATCGGAACGCCCCGAGTTTCGGGCGGTTCTGGGCAAGAAAAAAAGTACAGAAAACGGTGGAAAAAAGCAGGTTGGAGACGTATGATGCACATCATGATCAAGTCCGGGAAATATCTGTTCATGGAGTGAGCTGATGCCCAACGGCCGGGAGAAGGAAACGAAGTATTTCCTCGCCGATCTGATCGGAGCCGACATCCGTTCCGCGGAAGGCGCCGTCCCGGCCCGCGTCGTCGAT encodes the following:
- a CDS encoding aminotransferase class I/II-fold pyridoxal phosphate-dependent enzyme, whose protein sequence is MSMHPWYDSWLERKNKYARTDEPFLSADQFASIAVGIGLPNIVQKSTFSFRNVKDGAERFLGESKSGEKPFARIYTRLGNPTTEYLEKVLFRLDCQHLIDAALAADERKPTIASLVCASGMGAIACTTFALVKSGSEIISGSVYGCTDSFFRSLEKFGVKTHFVDTSDVKKVEEALARSPNAAMVYLESPDNPTLNVSDIRAISKLAEARRIPFVVDNTFATPYLQQPFRLGADIVIQSLTKYVNGHSTSVAGVVIGPWSFMGEYLFPVYKDHGPTPSPFDSWLNSQGLQTLAVRMEQICDSADELARRLEAHPRVARVWFPGLASHPQHELAKRQMRRAGGMIAFELKDGFEPAQKLMNYFAGYTTPMELAVSLGSAISYIQHPASMTHSGIPEADRLARGITQGLVRWSVGLEGVETLWAAMDEGLKLAYA